The Actinomadura sp. WMMB 499 genome includes a window with the following:
- a CDS encoding trans-aconitate 2-methyltransferase translates to MSRQAEAVWDPAQYGVYGDERFRPFRELVERLGDVAPRHVVDLGCGSGEPAATLAGRWPGAVVEALDSSPEMIDAARVHEIPGRLAFRVQDVRTWDGHGVDLIVSNAVLHWIPEHLELLPRWAAALAPGGRLAFQVPGNFAAPSHAILRELCRSDRWAARLAHVVRDAPVLGAEGYLDLLTRHGCDVDAWETTYMQTLTGDDPVLAWVKGTALRPVLTALDGPDADAFVAEYRERLRDAYPARPHGTVYPFRRIFVIARRT, encoded by the coding sequence ATGTCGAGACAGGCCGAGGCCGTATGGGACCCCGCGCAGTACGGGGTCTACGGAGACGAGCGCTTCCGGCCGTTCCGCGAACTGGTGGAACGGCTCGGTGACGTCGCGCCCCGGCACGTCGTCGACCTCGGGTGCGGGAGCGGGGAGCCGGCCGCGACTCTGGCGGGCCGCTGGCCCGGCGCCGTCGTGGAGGCCCTCGACTCTTCGCCCGAGATGATCGACGCCGCGCGCGTCCACGAGATCCCCGGACGGCTCGCGTTCCGCGTCCAGGACGTCCGGACCTGGGACGGCCACGGCGTCGACCTCATCGTGTCCAACGCCGTCCTGCACTGGATCCCCGAACACCTCGAACTGCTGCCCCGCTGGGCGGCCGCACTGGCTCCCGGCGGACGGCTCGCCTTCCAGGTCCCCGGCAACTTCGCCGCCCCCAGCCACGCGATCCTGCGGGAGCTGTGCCGCTCCGACCGATGGGCCGCGCGCCTCGCGCACGTCGTGCGGGACGCGCCCGTCCTCGGCGCCGAGGGCTACCTCGACCTGCTCACCCGGCACGGCTGCGACGTCGACGCCTGGGAGACCACCTACATGCAGACCCTCACCGGGGACGACCCCGTCCTCGCATGGGTCAAGGGCACCGCGCTGCGCCCCGTCCTCACCGCCCTCGACGGACCGGACGCCGACGCGTTCGTCGCCGAGTACCGGGAACGACTCCGGGACGCCTACCCCGCGCGCCCGCACGGCACCGTCTACCCGTTCCGGAGGATCTTCGTGATCGCCCGACGCACCTAG
- a CDS encoding glycoside hydrolase family 26 protein produces the protein MATTLLAVAGLTGTVAAGCSDGAGAAPDITTTARAGVAPVPPEQGAYFGAWLPGGAAGGEDGEGEDGGDPGESPSPSGSGSPSPSATGSGNVDGPGMSDVTGFESDLGRKLDIVQTYHDWEAGFPDDLAREITGSDRQLLLTWDGGDTREVLQGRFDELVRDRARAIKKLGKPVFLRWSRDMDDPAEEERVHSPADFVTAWKHMRKVFAEEKVDNVAWVWCPTARGFGARDVASYYPGDEHVDWICADARPSGDVDYQDLSDSLKPFLDWADDRAKPIMIAEFGVPRSYGDRRAQWLRSAAESLQDPQVKAVVYFNSDERADGPRDENNRYAVTGDEHAVSALRELATAPYFNPRNLPVTSGG, from the coding sequence GTGGCGACGACCCTGCTCGCGGTGGCGGGACTCACCGGGACGGTCGCGGCGGGGTGCTCTGACGGCGCGGGCGCGGCCCCCGACATCACGACGACGGCACGGGCCGGCGTCGCGCCCGTCCCCCCGGAGCAGGGCGCCTACTTCGGCGCCTGGCTGCCCGGCGGCGCGGCGGGCGGCGAGGACGGCGAGGGCGAGGACGGCGGCGACCCCGGCGAGAGCCCGAGCCCGTCCGGCAGCGGCAGCCCGAGCCCGTCCGCGACCGGGAGCGGGAACGTCGACGGGCCCGGCATGTCGGACGTCACCGGGTTCGAGAGCGACCTCGGCCGCAAGCTCGACATCGTGCAGACCTACCACGACTGGGAGGCCGGCTTCCCGGACGACCTGGCCCGCGAGATCACCGGCTCCGACCGGCAGCTGCTGCTGACCTGGGACGGCGGCGACACCCGCGAGGTCCTCCAGGGCCGCTTCGACGAGCTGGTCCGCGACCGCGCCCGCGCGATCAAGAAGCTCGGCAAGCCGGTGTTCCTGCGCTGGTCCCGAGACATGGACGACCCGGCCGAAGAGGAGCGCGTCCACTCGCCGGCCGACTTCGTCACCGCCTGGAAGCACATGCGGAAGGTGTTCGCCGAGGAGAAGGTGGACAACGTCGCCTGGGTCTGGTGCCCCACCGCCCGCGGTTTCGGCGCGCGCGACGTCGCCTCCTACTATCCGGGCGACGAGCACGTCGACTGGATCTGCGCGGACGCCCGGCCCAGCGGCGACGTCGACTACCAGGATCTCTCGGACTCCCTCAAGCCGTTCCTGGACTGGGCCGACGACCGCGCCAAGCCCATCATGATCGCCGAGTTCGGGGTGCCCCGCTCCTACGGCGACCGCCGCGCGCAGTGGCTCCGCTCCGCCGCCGAGTCCCTGCAGGACCCGCAGGTCAAGGCCGTCGTCTACTTCAACTCCGACGAGCGCGCCGACGGCCCCCGCGACGAGAACAACCGCTACGCGGTGACGGGCGACGAGCACGCGGTGTCGGCGCTCCGCGAGCTCGCCACCGCCCCGTACTTCAACCCGCGCAACCTCCCCGTCACCAGCGGCGGCTGA
- a CDS encoding acyl-CoA desaturase, with translation MTSAPTVDPPRPQRRPELAPEQQGNGERLLVAVFTGVPLLALVAAVPLAWGSFLGWTDVVLAAVFYVLTAGGITVGYHRYFTHGSFKAKRPLKIFLALAGSMAIQGPIITWVADHRRHHKHSDKEFDPHSPWRFGNGWKALLKGLVWAHYGWLFDGDQTSKPRFAKDLLNDRDLTRIHRLFPAMVAVSFLLPAVLGGLITMSWTGFLTALFWAGFVRITLVHHVTWSINSICHTFGKEDFEVRDKSRNVWWLAIPSLGESWHNLHHSDPTCARHGVLKGQVDISARIIQGFEKAGWAYGVRWPDDERLASRRTKQPA, from the coding sequence ATGACATCGGCCCCGACGGTGGACCCTCCGCGCCCTCAGCGGCGCCCCGAACTCGCACCCGAACAGCAGGGCAACGGTGAGCGGCTGCTGGTCGCCGTGTTCACCGGCGTGCCCCTCCTCGCCCTGGTCGCGGCGGTCCCGCTGGCGTGGGGCAGCTTCCTGGGCTGGACGGACGTCGTGCTCGCCGCTGTCTTCTACGTGCTCACCGCGGGCGGGATCACCGTGGGGTACCACCGGTACTTCACGCACGGGTCGTTCAAGGCGAAGCGTCCGTTGAAGATCTTCCTGGCACTGGCCGGGAGCATGGCCATCCAGGGGCCGATCATCACCTGGGTGGCCGACCACCGGCGCCACCACAAGCACTCGGACAAGGAGTTCGACCCGCACTCGCCGTGGCGTTTCGGCAACGGCTGGAAGGCTCTCCTCAAAGGCCTGGTGTGGGCGCACTACGGGTGGCTTTTCGACGGGGACCAGACGTCCAAGCCGCGTTTCGCCAAGGACCTGCTGAACGATCGGGACCTCACCCGGATCCACCGGCTGTTCCCGGCCATGGTGGCGGTGTCGTTCCTGCTGCCCGCGGTGCTCGGCGGCCTGATCACGATGTCCTGGACGGGGTTCCTGACGGCGCTGTTCTGGGCCGGTTTCGTCCGGATCACGCTGGTTCACCACGTGACATGGTCGATCAACTCGATCTGCCACACGTTCGGCAAGGAGGACTTCGAGGTCCGTGACAAGTCCCGGAACGTCTGGTGGCTGGCGATCCCGTCGCTGGGCGAGTCGTGGCACAACCTGCACCATTCGGATCCGACGTGCGCGCGGCACGGCGTGCTCAAGGGGCAGGTCGACATCAGCGCCCGGATCATCCAGGGCTTCGAGAAGGCCGGCTGGGCGTACGGCGTCCGGTGGCCGGACGACGAGCGGCTTGCGTCCCGGCGCACGAAGCAGCCCGCTTGA
- a CDS encoding 4-(cytidine 5'-diphospho)-2-C-methyl-D-erythritol kinase: MSVRVPAKVNLQLGVGPLRDDGYHDLVNVFHAVSLFDEVTAAPADALGIAVEAAPGSRVAIDGVPTGDGNLAARAARLVAGRLGVEPRVALRIRKAIPVAGGMAGGSADAAAALLACARLWDDPAAPALTPGDLLELGARLGSDVPFALFGGTAVGTGRGERLTAATVHGTFHWVFATADGGLSTPAVYAECDRIRAARGGDVPWPEASGDLMAALAAGDAKALGAALTNDLQPAALALRPSLRETLDAGRDLGAIGALVSGSGPTCAFLAADAAGAAELAGALGRAGVAAQALAAHGPVPGATVI, from the coding sequence GTGAGCGTGCGCGTCCCCGCCAAGGTCAACCTGCAGCTCGGCGTCGGCCCGCTGCGCGACGACGGCTACCACGACCTCGTCAACGTCTTCCACGCGGTGTCGCTGTTCGACGAGGTCACCGCCGCACCCGCCGACGCGCTGGGAATCGCCGTCGAGGCCGCACCCGGCTCCCGCGTCGCGATCGACGGCGTCCCGACCGGTGACGGCAACCTCGCCGCCCGCGCCGCCCGGCTCGTCGCCGGACGGCTCGGCGTGGAGCCGCGCGTCGCGCTGCGCATCCGCAAGGCGATCCCGGTCGCGGGCGGGATGGCGGGCGGCAGCGCCGACGCCGCCGCCGCGCTGCTGGCCTGCGCCCGGCTGTGGGACGACCCCGCCGCGCCCGCCCTCACCCCGGGCGACCTGCTCGAGCTCGGCGCTCGGCTCGGCAGCGACGTCCCGTTCGCGCTGTTCGGCGGCACCGCCGTGGGCACCGGCCGCGGCGAGCGGCTCACCGCCGCGACCGTCCACGGCACCTTCCACTGGGTCTTCGCGACCGCCGACGGCGGCCTGTCCACCCCCGCCGTCTACGCCGAGTGCGACCGGATCCGCGCCGCGCGGGGCGGGGACGTCCCGTGGCCGGAGGCGTCCGGCGACCTGATGGCCGCGCTCGCCGCCGGGGACGCCAAGGCGCTCGGCGCCGCGCTGACCAACGACCTGCAGCCCGCGGCGCTCGCGCTGCGCCCGTCCCTGCGCGAGACCCTGGACGCCGGACGGGACCTCGGCGCCATCGGCGCGCTCGTGTCCGGCTCCGGCCCCACCTGCGCGTTCCTCGCCGCGGACGCCGCCGGAGCCGCCGAACTCGCCGGCGCGCTCGGCCGCGCCGGGGTCGCCGCGCAGGCGCTCGCCGCGCATGGGCCTGTCCCGGGAGCCACAGTCATCTAG
- a CDS encoding ADP-ribosylglycohydrolase family protein: protein MALTLHERSERAKGSLAGLSVGDAFGDQFFLLANRDVSAETGTPPAPWIWSDDTEMACSITDVLNQAGQIHQDDLARAFADRMDIGRRYGAGALELLERIRRGDDWRRASRESFGGNGSFGNGAAMRVAPLGAYFAGDLDRAAEQAVLSAEITHAHPEGVAGAVAIAVAAARAASRPGERIEPRELIETALDRTTMGQYVRRGLRRSLGLLAKTPQEAARELGNGSRITAQDTVPFALWAASTRLEDYESAVRACVAVGGDMDTTAAMAGGVVAAHRGPAAVPSAWLEAREPLPAWLNV, encoded by the coding sequence ATGGCCCTCACCTTGCACGAACGCTCGGAACGCGCCAAAGGTTCGCTCGCCGGCCTCTCGGTCGGCGACGCCTTCGGCGACCAGTTCTTCCTCCTCGCCAACCGGGACGTCTCCGCGGAGACCGGCACACCGCCCGCGCCCTGGATCTGGTCGGACGACACGGAAATGGCGTGCTCCATAACCGACGTCCTAAACCAAGCCGGGCAAATCCACCAGGACGACCTCGCCCGCGCCTTCGCCGACCGCATGGACATCGGCCGCCGCTACGGCGCCGGCGCCCTCGAACTCCTGGAGCGCATCCGGCGGGGCGACGACTGGCGGCGGGCGTCCCGCGAGAGCTTCGGCGGCAACGGTTCCTTCGGCAACGGCGCCGCCATGCGCGTCGCCCCCCTCGGCGCCTACTTCGCCGGCGACCTCGACCGTGCCGCCGAACAGGCCGTCCTGTCCGCCGAGATCACGCACGCCCACCCCGAGGGCGTCGCGGGCGCCGTCGCGATCGCCGTCGCCGCCGCCCGAGCCGCGTCCCGTCCGGGCGAGCGCATCGAACCCCGCGAGCTGATCGAGACCGCCCTCGACCGGACGACGATGGGCCAGTACGTCCGCCGCGGCCTGCGACGCTCCCTGGGCCTGCTCGCCAAGACCCCGCAGGAGGCCGCCCGCGAACTGGGCAACGGCAGCCGGATCACCGCACAGGACACCGTTCCCTTCGCCCTCTGGGCGGCCTCCACCCGCCTCGAGGACTACGAATCGGCCGTCCGCGCCTGCGTCGCCGTCGGCGGCGACATGGACACCACCGCCGCGATGGCCGGCGGCGTCGTCGCCGCCCACCGCGGCCCGGCGGCCGTCCCCTCCGCCTGGCTCGAAGCCCGCGAACCCCTCCCGGCCTGGCTGAACGTCTGA
- a CDS encoding TetR/AcrR family transcriptional regulator: protein MTGKERREQLLTIGRTLFAERGLEGTSVEEIASAAGVSKPVVYEHFGGKEGLYAVVVDREFESLLRLVTEALTSARHYRGKLEKAALGLLEYIEGNPDGFRILVRDSHGGTGTGSYASLLSEIAGEVEYILAREFDRHGYDDKFAPLYAQSLVGMVAVTGQWWLDVRKPHREDVAAHIVNLAWNGLSGLEQRPSLDPRRRRKEMERAEKRAEKIAAKEEKAAARAQRKVRRDEGADQPG, encoded by the coding sequence ATGACCGGCAAGGAACGCCGCGAGCAGCTCCTGACGATCGGACGCACGCTCTTCGCCGAGCGCGGTCTGGAGGGCACGTCGGTGGAGGAGATCGCGTCCGCGGCGGGGGTCTCCAAGCCCGTGGTGTACGAGCACTTCGGCGGCAAGGAAGGCCTGTACGCGGTCGTGGTGGACCGCGAGTTCGAGAGCCTGCTGCGGCTGGTGACCGAGGCGCTGACGTCCGCCCGGCACTACCGGGGCAAGCTCGAGAAGGCCGCGCTGGGGCTGCTGGAGTACATCGAGGGCAATCCGGACGGGTTCCGCATCCTCGTCCGGGATTCGCACGGCGGCACCGGGACGGGCAGTTACGCGAGCCTGCTGAGCGAGATCGCCGGGGAGGTCGAGTACATCCTCGCCCGGGAGTTCGACCGGCACGGGTACGACGACAAGTTCGCGCCGCTGTACGCGCAGAGCCTGGTCGGGATGGTGGCGGTGACGGGCCAGTGGTGGCTGGACGTCCGCAAGCCGCACCGGGAGGACGTCGCCGCGCACATAGTGAATCTCGCGTGGAACGGGCTGTCGGGCCTGGAGCAGCGTCCGTCGCTGGATCCGCGGCGCCGCCGCAAGGAGATGGAGCGGGCGGAGAAGCGGGCGGAGAAGATCGCCGCGAAGGAGGAGAAGGCGGCGGCGCGGGCGCAGCGCAAGGTCCGCAGGGACGAGGGCGCGGACCAGCCGGGCTGA
- the rsmA gene encoding 16S rRNA (adenine(1518)-N(6)/adenine(1519)-N(6))-dimethyltransferase RsmA — protein MGETRGLLGPAEVRELAGRLGVRPTKTLGQNFVIDANTVRRIVRAAELDPDDVVIEVGPGLGSLTLALLPEVRRVVAVEIDPVLAAELPATAAAREPELAGRLEVLRADAMKITQIPGPAPTALVANLPYNVAVPVVLNLLAALPSLRKALVMVQAEVADRMVAPPGNKIYGVPSVKLAWYGDARRAGPVGRAVFWPAPNVDSGLVAFARREPPATRASRDQVFAVVDAAFAQRRKTLRAALAGWAGSAAAAEEALRAAGVDPRTRGEALDVASFARIAEYGPSGRGGSPHDPPAAAPGDAADPDESEDDGEGAFADGAGEDPGRGDDPARGGGTHRDGRGGVL, from the coding sequence ATGGGGGAGACGCGGGGACTGCTCGGGCCGGCGGAGGTCCGGGAGCTGGCGGGACGGCTCGGCGTGCGGCCGACCAAGACGCTCGGCCAGAACTTCGTGATCGACGCCAACACGGTGCGCCGGATCGTCCGCGCGGCGGAGCTCGACCCGGACGACGTCGTGATCGAGGTCGGGCCGGGGCTCGGCTCGCTGACGCTGGCGCTGCTGCCGGAGGTGCGGCGGGTCGTCGCGGTGGAGATCGACCCGGTGCTGGCGGCCGAACTGCCCGCGACGGCGGCGGCGCGCGAGCCCGAGCTGGCGGGACGGCTGGAGGTCCTGCGCGCCGACGCGATGAAGATCACACAGATTCCCGGTCCGGCGCCCACGGCGCTGGTCGCGAACCTCCCGTACAACGTGGCGGTCCCGGTCGTCCTGAACCTGCTGGCGGCGCTGCCGTCGCTGCGGAAGGCCCTGGTCATGGTGCAGGCCGAGGTCGCCGACCGGATGGTCGCCCCGCCCGGCAACAAGATCTACGGGGTGCCGTCGGTGAAGCTCGCCTGGTACGGGGACGCGCGCCGCGCCGGGCCCGTCGGGCGCGCGGTGTTCTGGCCCGCCCCGAACGTCGACTCCGGGCTCGTCGCGTTCGCCCGCCGGGAGCCGCCGGCGACCCGCGCATCCCGTGACCAGGTGTTCGCCGTGGTCGACGCGGCGTTCGCGCAGCGGCGCAAGACGCTGCGGGCGGCGCTGGCGGGCTGGGCGGGGTCCGCCGCGGCGGCCGAGGAGGCGCTGCGCGCGGCGGGCGTCGATCCGCGGACCCGGGGCGAAGCTCTGGACGTGGCCTCCTTCGCCCGGATTGCCGAGTATGGTCCTTCAGGGCGGGGCGGCTCCCCCCATGATCCCCCGGCGGCGGCCCCCGGGGACGCAGCGGACCCGGATGAGTCGGAGGACGATGGTGAAGGCGCGTTCGCGGACGGCGCGGGCGAGGATCCCGGTCGTGGCGACGACCCTGCTCGCGGTGGCGGGACTCACCGGGACGGTCGCGGCGGGGTGCTCTGA
- a CDS encoding TatD family hydrolase yields MSSGGQAARSYPPLPDRLPVDVFDSHCHLDIVETPVDEQVAAAKAAGIARIVTIGCDLPSSRFAVDAAGEFDDVYAAVAIHPNETTGISDAVLADVEAMAAHPKVRAIGETGLDYYRDWAPKDDQHRAFRGHIEIAKRTGKALVIHDREAHDDVLAVLEEEGAPEKVVFHCYSGDAAMAEVCTENGYLMSFAGNVTFKNAEPLREALRVAPLDLLLVETDAPFLTPVPHRGKPNASYLIPHTVRAMAEIKGVEVDELCTAIAANGERVFGPW; encoded by the coding sequence GTGAGCAGCGGCGGGCAGGCGGCGCGGTCCTACCCGCCGCTGCCCGACCGGCTGCCCGTGGACGTGTTCGACAGCCACTGCCACCTCGACATCGTCGAGACGCCCGTGGACGAGCAGGTCGCCGCCGCGAAGGCGGCGGGCATCGCCCGGATCGTCACGATCGGCTGCGACCTGCCGTCGTCCCGGTTCGCCGTGGACGCCGCCGGCGAGTTCGACGACGTGTACGCGGCCGTGGCGATCCACCCGAACGAGACGACGGGGATCTCGGACGCCGTCCTGGCCGACGTCGAGGCGATGGCCGCGCACCCGAAGGTCCGGGCGATCGGCGAGACCGGCCTGGACTACTACCGGGACTGGGCGCCCAAGGACGACCAGCACCGCGCCTTTCGCGGGCACATCGAGATCGCGAAGCGCACCGGCAAGGCCCTGGTGATCCACGACCGGGAGGCGCACGACGACGTCCTGGCGGTCCTCGAGGAGGAGGGCGCACCGGAGAAGGTCGTGTTCCACTGCTACTCCGGGGATGCCGCGATGGCGGAGGTCTGCACGGAGAACGGGTACCTGATGAGCTTCGCCGGGAACGTCACGTTCAAGAACGCCGAACCGCTCCGCGAGGCACTGCGCGTCGCCCCCCTCGACCTGCTCCTGGTCGAGACCGACGCGCCGTTCCTCACGCCCGTCCCGCACCGGGGCAAGCCCAACGCGTCCTACCTGATCCCGCACACGGTCCGCGCGATGGCCGAGATCAAGGGCGTCGAGGTGGACGAGCTGTGCACGGCCATCGCCGCCAACGGGGAGCGCGTGTTCGGCCCCTGGTGA
- a CDS encoding ABC-F family ATP-binding cassette domain-containing protein, translating into MNLINLENVAKTYGPKPLLDAVSLGLDAGDRVGVVGRNGGGKSTLVSVLAKETEPDAGRVTHARGLRLGHLVQRDVFPDGATVRSIVLGDRAEHEWAGDTRVRDVLAGLLPGLDLDAPIAGMSGGERRRIALARLLVPESDLILLDEPTNHLDIEAIDWLARHLRGRKGALLVVTHDRWFLDAVTDRTWEVVDGRVERYEGGYSAYVLAKAERSRIAAATEAKRQNLLRKELAWLRRGPQARTSKPKFRVDAAQALIADEPPARDAVELTRFATARLGKTVIDAEDVTVRVGDRDLFEHLTWRLGPGERVGLVGVNGSGKSTLLRLLDGSAAPSAGTMVRGKTVQLAHLSQNLEELDPSRRVLESVEEIRRRITVGKREWTASQLLERLGFPGDRQWTPVGDLSGGERRRLQVLRLLMGEPNVLLLDEPTNDLDIETLTEVEDLLDGWPGTLVVVSHDRYFLERVTDHVAALLGDGRVSMLPGGVDEYLERRAKARAAAPVPSGSGGTSGTSAAAAPAQPSKPKGQQDWKARKELDRLERRLEKLAGQEAELHEKLAAHATDHVKLQELDGRLREVRAQAAEIEEEWLMLAEDIG; encoded by the coding sequence GTGAATCTGATCAATCTTGAGAACGTCGCCAAGACCTACGGGCCCAAGCCGCTGCTGGACGCCGTCTCCCTCGGCCTCGACGCCGGGGACCGCGTCGGCGTCGTCGGACGCAACGGCGGCGGCAAGAGCACCCTCGTGTCCGTCCTCGCGAAGGAGACCGAGCCCGACGCCGGGCGCGTCACGCACGCGCGCGGGCTGCGCCTCGGCCACCTCGTCCAGCGCGACGTGTTCCCGGACGGCGCGACCGTCCGCTCCATCGTGCTCGGCGACCGCGCCGAGCACGAATGGGCCGGCGACACGCGCGTCCGCGACGTCCTCGCCGGGCTGCTGCCCGGCCTCGACCTGGACGCCCCCATCGCGGGCATGTCGGGCGGCGAGCGGCGCCGGATCGCGCTCGCCCGCCTGCTGGTGCCCGAGTCCGACCTGATCCTGCTGGACGAGCCCACCAACCACCTCGACATCGAGGCGATCGACTGGCTCGCCCGGCACCTGCGGGGCCGCAAGGGCGCGCTGCTCGTCGTCACCCACGACCGCTGGTTCCTCGACGCCGTCACCGACCGCACCTGGGAGGTCGTCGACGGCCGCGTCGAACGCTACGAGGGCGGCTACTCCGCGTACGTCCTGGCCAAGGCCGAACGCTCCCGCATCGCCGCCGCGACCGAGGCCAAGCGGCAGAACCTGCTGCGCAAGGAGCTGGCGTGGCTGCGGCGCGGCCCGCAGGCCCGCACGTCCAAGCCCAAGTTCCGGGTCGACGCCGCGCAGGCCCTCATCGCCGACGAGCCCCCGGCCCGCGACGCGGTCGAGCTGACCCGGTTCGCCACCGCGCGGCTCGGCAAGACCGTCATCGACGCCGAGGACGTCACCGTCCGCGTCGGCGACCGCGACCTCTTCGAGCACCTCACCTGGCGGCTCGGCCCCGGCGAGCGCGTCGGCCTCGTCGGCGTCAACGGCAGCGGCAAGAGCACCCTGCTGCGCCTCCTGGACGGCTCGGCCGCCCCGTCCGCCGGGACGATGGTGCGCGGCAAGACCGTCCAGCTCGCGCACCTGTCGCAGAACCTCGAGGAGCTCGACCCGTCCCGCCGCGTCCTGGAGTCGGTCGAGGAGATCCGCCGCCGCATCACCGTCGGCAAGCGCGAATGGACCGCCAGCCAGCTCCTCGAGCGGCTCGGGTTCCCCGGCGACCGGCAGTGGACGCCCGTCGGCGACCTGTCCGGCGGCGAGCGGCGCCGCCTGCAGGTCCTGCGGCTGCTGATGGGCGAACCGAACGTCCTGCTCCTCGACGAGCCCACCAACGACCTCGACATCGAGACCCTCACCGAGGTCGAGGACCTCCTCGACGGCTGGCCCGGCACCCTCGTCGTCGTCAGCCACGACCGGTACTTCCTCGAGCGCGTCACCGACCACGTCGCCGCCCTCCTCGGCGACGGCCGCGTGTCGATGCTGCCCGGCGGCGTCGACGAGTACCTGGAGCGCCGCGCGAAGGCCCGCGCCGCCGCGCCCGTCCCGTCCGGTTCGGGCGGGACGTCCGGGACGTCCGCCGCGGCGGCTCCCGCGCAGCCGTCCAAGCCGAAGGGGCAGCAGGACTGGAAGGCCCGCAAGGAGCTCGACCGGCTCGAACGCCGCCTGGAGAAGCTCGCCGGGCAGGAGGCCGAGCTGCACGAGAAGCTCGCCGCGCACGCCACCGACCACGTCAAGCTCCAGGAACTCGACGGCCGGCTCAGGGAGGTCCGCGCGCAGGCCGCCGAGATCGAGGAGGAATGGCTCATGCTCGCCGAGGACATCGGCTGA
- a CDS encoding MarR family winged helix-turn-helix transcriptional regulator, translated as MEDEVDRLVEAWRTERPDLDVRPLQVLSRVSRLARHLDRARRAVFVAHDLESWEFDVLTALRRAGTPYQLSPGRLLRATLVTSGTMTNRIDRLAAAGLVERHPDPQDKRGVLVRLTGAGLTRVDAAFADLLAREEAILAGLSPAQHDALAGLLRTLLVPFDTARD; from the coding sequence ATGGAGGATGAGGTCGACCGGCTGGTCGAGGCGTGGCGGACCGAGCGCCCGGACCTGGACGTGCGCCCGCTGCAGGTCCTCAGCCGCGTGTCCCGGCTGGCCCGCCACCTCGACCGGGCGCGGCGGGCCGTGTTCGTGGCCCACGACCTCGAGTCGTGGGAGTTCGACGTGCTCACGGCGCTGCGCCGGGCCGGCACCCCGTACCAGCTGAGCCCCGGACGGCTGCTGCGCGCGACGCTCGTGACCTCGGGCACGATGACGAACCGGATCGACCGGCTGGCGGCGGCCGGGCTGGTGGAGCGGCACCCGGACCCGCAGGACAAGCGCGGCGTCCTGGTCCGGCTCACCGGAGCGGGGCTGACCCGGGTGGACGCCGCGTTCGCCGACCTGCTGGCCCGCGAGGAGGCGATCCTCGCGGGGCTCAGCCCGGCGCAGCACGACGCCCTCGCGGGCCTGCTGCGCACGCTGCTCGTCCCGTTCGACACCGCCCGCGACTGA